GCGCTGGAGGCGATTCGCTACCTAAAAAAACAAGGCATCAAGGTGATGCTGGGTCACAGCGATGCCAGTTATGACATTGTCAAACAAGCACTGGATGCTGGCGCGAGTGGTTTGGTTCACTGTTACAACGGTATGCGTGGTTTGCATCATCGTGACCCTGGAGTGGTTGGCGCAGGTTTTGTCCACCCGAACAGTTATGTCGAGATGATTGCCGATGGGCACCATGTTCATCCCGCCGCAATAGATATCGCACATCGTTGCTGCGGCAATCGCATGACCCTAATCACTGATGCGATGAGCGCCACAGGCATGCCAAATGGCGACTATACCCTCGGCGAGTACACGGTGCATATGAAAGATGGCGTCGTCACTACAGACAGTGGTGGACTTGCAGGCAGTGCGTTAACGCTATCTCGCGCAGTACAGAACATTGCGCAGTGGCTTCAATTACCCCTTGAGCAGGCTTGGCTGATGGCCTCGTTAACACCGGCTCAATCGTTAGGTTTACAACATCAACTGGGCAGCTTAGAGGTCGGCAAACGTGCTTCTATGGTGGCAGTTCAATCAGATTTCTCAATTGCAAAAACTTGGGTAAACGGACGTCTTGTATTCGAGGCTGACTCAGTACCAAGTCAGGAGGCTTTATGTATCTAATCTCTTCTCGTGAAATGCTTAAACGTGCTCAGCAAGGTGGCTACGCAGTTCCTGCATTCAATATTCATAACCTAGAAACTGTGCAAGTGATCGTCGAAACAGCATCAGAGATGGGCTCTCCTGTGATTCTTGCGGGCACACCAGGTACTTATGACTACGCTGGCACCGATTACTTAATCAGTATCTGTAAAGAAGCTGCGCATAAGCATTCGATTCCTTTGGTACTGCACCTTGACCACCATGAAGATCTGCAAGATATCCGTACCAAAGTCGACCACGGTATCCGCTCGGTCATGATCGATGGTTCACACTATGCCTTCGATCAAAACATCGAAATCGTGCGCTCAGTGGTTGATTACTGTAACCGTTTCGATGCCAGCGTTGAGGCGGAACTGGGACGCTTAGGCGGCCAAGAAGATGACTTGATTGTCGACAGTGCAGATGCATTAATGACTGATCCTGCCTCTGCCGCTGAATTTGTGCGTCGTACTGGCATTGATTCACTGGCCGTGGCAATTGGTACTGCACATGGTCTTTACAAGGCAGAGCCTAAACTTGACTTTGACCGTCTAGCGAAGATTCGTTCGGTTGTTGATATTCCACTTGTGCTGCACGGCGCATCTGGTGTACCGGATGAGATGGTTCGTCGTTGTATTGACCTTGGTGTCTGTAAAGTCAATGTCGCAACTGAACTCAAAATTGCCTTCTCTAATGCAGTGAAGCAACACTTTGCTGAGCATCCCGATGCCAACGATCCGCGTAAATATATCACTCCGGGTAAAACGGCAATGAAACAAGTGGTGATGGATAAAATCCACATGTGTGGTAGCGAAGGTAAACTGTAATAAAACCTAACTTCCTCGCCTTGTTCGCTCTGGCAAGAAGAGGAAGTAACACCCACCCCCTATAGGTGTTACTTCAGGGAGCTCTTAGTCACAGCTCCCTTTTTTTTATTTCGGCATGATTACGCTATCAATCACGTGAATCACACCATTACTTGCCTTAACGTCGGTGGCTACAACCGTGGCATTGTCGACCATCACTTTGTCACCTTTCACCGCAATCATCACGTCTTGACCTTGCACCGTTGTGGCTTTATCCAACTTCACTACATCCGCTGCCATCACTTTACCCGGCACGACATGATAAGTGAGAATTGCTACCAGCTTATCTTTGTTCTCTGGCTTTAATAGCATCTCAACAGTCCCATCCGGTAGCTTAGCAAACGCGTCATCGGTAGGCGCAAAAACGGTAAAAGGTCCTTCCCCTTTCAACGTATCAACCAACCCCGCCGCTTTGACCGCAGCCACAAGAGTATTAAATGAACCATTTTCAACCGCAACATCAACAATGTCGGCTTTTTTCATTCCATGGTCATGGGCGTGAACCGGTGACAGCATTACGAGCGTGGCAAACATGGCGGTCATAATGACTAAGATGCGTTTTAACATAGATACTTTCCTCTGTAGTGAATATGGAATTACTGTTTCCATCCAATCGAAGGTGTTCTACGGTAGGAAAGTTTTAGCCGATCAGTTGTGCATGATAGATTTCATTGTGATGGTTTATCGCTATTTTCAGCATTAACACTGCCGTTTCATCATATTTTTGATGAAACTGGCGGGAGCGAATGGTTCAGATAATAAAAAACCGCACTATCAAAGTGCGGCCTCTTAAAGACAACAACTCAACTACACAATTGGACGTTGGCCTCGGTCAATCAATTTCATCAGCACATTGTCGGCAGCTTCACCCATTAGCGCAGCAAGCTTAGAGGTAATTTTCTTCTTCTCAACATAGTGAATTGCCAGCACAGTCTTGTCTTTACACGCTTCAACCACTAAATCGTCTGACGTTTTGATTTCATCAACCAGACCCAGTGACAATGCTTGTGAACCAAACCAATGCTCACCTGTTGCTACTTTTTCTAAATCAAGATCTGGTCGACGCTCACGAATAAAGTCTTTAAATAGAACGTGAGTTTCCTCTAGCTCTTGTTTGAATTTTTCACGAGCTTTATCGGTATTTTCACCAAACATTGTCAACGTACGTTTGTATTCACCCGCCGTCAGTTGCTCATATTCAATATCATATTTTTTCAGTACTTTATTAAAGTTCGGTAACTGGGCAATCACGCCAATCGAGCCCACAATAGCAAATGGCGCAGAGACAATTTTATCGGCAATACAGGCCATCATGTAGCCACCACTTGCCGCCACTTTATCGACAGAAATCGTTAGGGGTAGACCCGCAGCTTTCAAACGATCCAGTTGTGAAGAAGCTAAGCCGTAACCATGTACCATACCACCGCCAGACTCTAGACGTAGGAGTACTTCATCCCCTTCACATGCAACCGCTAATATAGCCGTCACTTCTTCACGCAGTGAGGCCACTTCTTTGGCATCAATGCTACCTTTAAAATCCAGTACAAAAAGATGAGGTTCGCGCTTACTCTCTAGCTCTCCCTCTTTGGCAGCTTGTTTGATCTCTTTTTCGCGCGCTTTGTTTTTCTCTTTCTCTTGCTTCTTCTCGGCTTTGCCTCGCGCCTTTAAGAACGCCTCATCGTGGAGATGATGCTCTAACTGTTCGACCGTATGTTTGTGCTGCT
This is a stretch of genomic DNA from Vibrio panuliri. It encodes these proteins:
- a CDS encoding tagatose bisphosphate family class II aldolase, with translation MYLISSREMLKRAQQGGYAVPAFNIHNLETVQVIVETASEMGSPVILAGTPGTYDYAGTDYLISICKEAAHKHSIPLVLHLDHHEDLQDIRTKVDHGIRSVMIDGSHYAFDQNIEIVRSVVDYCNRFDASVEAELGRLGGQEDDLIVDSADALMTDPASAAEFVRRTGIDSLAVAIGTAHGLYKAEPKLDFDRLAKIRSVVDIPLVLHGASGVPDEMVRRCIDLGVCKVNVATELKIAFSNAVKQHFAEHPDANDPRKYITPGKTAMKQVVMDKIHMCGSEGKL
- the nagA gene encoding N-acetylglucosamine-6-phosphate deacetylase; translation: MESERKSVTQFSYRAERILHGDTWLNDAVIQIDEQGIINTIEPFDAKQHINVMDLGDVSLLPGLIDSHVHGARGCDVMDAKHESLDTMSRYFASLGVTAFVPTTLTAPVAKIRAALQQITKSKQIGVGGAEILGAYLEGPYFTEKHKGAQPTEWFRDLSIEEIDNWISYSDNHLITFALAPEKSGALEAIRYLKKQGIKVMLGHSDASYDIVKQALDAGASGLVHCYNGMRGLHHRDPGVVGAGFVHPNSYVEMIADGHHVHPAAIDIAHRCCGNRMTLITDAMSATGMPNGDYTLGEYTVHMKDGVVTTDSGGLAGSALTLSRAVQNIAQWLQLPLEQAWLMASLTPAQSLGLQHQLGSLEVGKRASMVAVQSDFSIAKTWVNGRLVFEADSVPSQEALCI
- the sohB gene encoding protease SohB, whose translation is MEFLLDYGLFLAKIVTVVVALAAILIIVKSAGGRSGAAKGELEITDLTEQHKHTVEQLEHHLHDEAFLKARGKAEKKQEKEKNKAREKEIKQAAKEGELESKREPHLFVLDFKGSIDAKEVASLREEVTAILAVACEGDEVLLRLESGGGMVHGYGLASSQLDRLKAAGLPLTISVDKVAASGGYMMACIADKIVSAPFAIVGSIGVIAQLPNFNKVLKKYDIEYEQLTAGEYKRTLTMFGENTDKAREKFKQELEETHVLFKDFIRERRPDLDLEKVATGEHWFGSQALSLGLVDEIKTSDDLVVEACKDKTVLAIHYVEKKKITSKLAALMGEAADNVLMKLIDRGQRPIV
- a CDS encoding fasciclin domain-containing protein, whose product is MLKRILVIMTAMFATLVMLSPVHAHDHGMKKADIVDVAVENGSFNTLVAAVKAAGLVDTLKGEGPFTVFAPTDDAFAKLPDGTVEMLLKPENKDKLVAILTYHVVPGKVMAADVVKLDKATTVQGQDVMIAVKGDKVMVDNATVVATDVKASNGVIHVIDSVIMPK